A genome region from Frankineae bacterium MT45 includes the following:
- a CDS encoding MerR HTH family regulatory protein: MMAEHIGPVDESQRPEQGALFDDPMSRSDDEVGYRGPTACSAAGITYRQLDYWARTDLVVPTVRSATGSGSQRLYGFKDILVLKVVKRLLDTGVSLQNIRLAVEHLRARGVDDLARITLLSDGVTVYECTSSEEVVDLLRGGQGVFGIAVSGALRELVGSLAELPSERAVSADRAGSVDAESLAADELSRRRQKRAATA, from the coding sequence ATGATGGCCGAGCACATCGGACCGGTGGATGAATCGCAGCGTCCCGAGCAGGGCGCGCTCTTCGACGACCCGATGTCCAGGTCGGATGACGAGGTCGGCTACCGCGGACCCACCGCCTGCTCCGCGGCCGGGATCACCTATCGGCAGCTGGACTACTGGGCTCGCACCGACCTGGTGGTACCCACTGTCCGCTCGGCCACCGGCTCCGGTAGCCAGCGTCTGTACGGATTCAAGGACATCCTGGTGCTGAAGGTAGTCAAGCGCCTTCTCGACACTGGCGTCTCGCTGCAGAACATCCGCCTCGCCGTCGAGCACCTGCGGGCCCGCGGTGTCGACGACCTGGCGCGCATCACACTCCTCTCCGACGGGGTCACCGTCTACGAATGCACCTCCTCCGAAGAGGTGGTCGACCTGCTCCGCGGCGGCCAGGGCGTCTTCGGCATCGCCGTCAGTGGCGCGCTGCGCGAACTCGTCGGTTCGTTGGCCGAGCTCCCCTCCGAGCGGGCCGTCTCCGCCGACCGCGCGGGTTCGGTCGACGCCGAATCGCTGGCCGCGGACGAGCTGTCCCGCCGGCGCCAGAAGCGCGCGGCCACCGCCTGA